The DNA sequence TTAAGAACTTCACCAAGGAGTTGAATAACCAAATCCTTATCTACAGTTTGCAAGAATGCATCGAAATCATCTTTAATGTCAAATATCCTTCCAAACTTGACAAGATATTGCATGCAATGATGCTTCAGCTTTGGCAATTGATACAGATATGAATCCTGAAGCCTCTCAAGAACATTGCTTGAATCCATATCCTCTGCAAGGCTCTCACTGCATACATCTCTTAAATCACAAATGTCATATTTGTCTGCGGCATGAAGAAGCTCCAATCTATGCTTGAAAAATTCTTCATCTTCAATGACACCATAAAGATAGTTTATGAATGCTTGACAAGATTCTATTGACATGTCTGAGATGTTTATGGTGGAATCATCTTTCTCTTTTAGATTGTGTTTGAACATGCCATGAAAAACAGGTGATCGAGCAGCAAGAACTGCGCGGTGAGCTCCAATGCTTCCATCTGAAGCATTTATTGTTACGTCAGTATGGATTTTTTCTGTCAGCATTCGACCAACAGATTCAAGAACTCCAGAATTTGGTTTCTGATGATTCATGATTTTGGTAGGCCAAATGGAACAAACATCTTTTCCCTGTGTTTCAAGCAAATATGATTTTGTTTCAACGATGTGAATATCTTGAAAGCTTAACATATTCAACAAGTAcgctgtatattaaaattagtcactaaaatcagttattaatataaagGGTTATGTTACATGTACTAAAATCAAACACCAAAGTCAGCtataagtataaaatatatattgaaatttaaatacacattgaaaataaattaaacaacacatgtatttatatacaaatacattaatgattgattttagtaACTGATTCTggtatacaaatagtatttttctaatataaaatatacattaaaaataaattaagcaacatatatatttttataccataaaaaataGCTGATTTTAATATAGATATAGTATTTCTGTATATCCAGTTATGTAagacttttaattttaatatatcgaCAGTATAAAACAATTTTACATATGCATCTAATTACATAATGATACgtcaataaaaataacaattagtCGTTCTAAAAAATAGATGTAATTAAACGACTTTTTACATTGTAACACTAAAGACATAAGTAAATATGAGTCATGAAATCAAGATGCAAAA is a window from the Arachis hypogaea cultivar Tifrunner chromosome 17, arahy.Tifrunner.gnm2.J5K5, whole genome shotgun sequence genome containing:
- the LOC112765685 gene encoding BTB/POZ domain-containing protein At1g55760 produces the protein LFRKFSVDWIIRTASCVTLSAKIRDKKVPITSFVIRIIDSAKDRKVLAKLEVKDKLLKKGGRFDWRVGSLPARFIIDLEFLDLKASSPNGKDVCSIWPTKIMNHQKPNSGVLESVGRMLTEKIHTDVTINASDGSIGAHRAVLAARSPVFHGMFKHNLKEKDDSTINISDMSIESCQAFINYLYGVIEDEEFFKHRLELLHAADKYDICDLRDVCSESLAEDMDSSNVLERLQDSYLYQLPKLKHHCMQYLVKFGRIFDIKDDFDAFLQTVDKDLVIQLLGEVLNVWKGS